Below is a genomic region from Gemmobacter sp. 24YEA27.
CGGTATAGGAATGGATCGTGGTCATGATGCCCGATTCAATCCCGATCGTGTCATTCAGCACCTTGGCCAGCGGCGCAAGACAGTTCGTGGTGCAGGACCCGTTCGAGACGACCAGATGCTCCGGCAGCAGCGACCGGTGATTGACGCCGTAAACAACCGTCAGATCGGCATTCTTCGCCGGCGCCGAGATCAGCACCCGTTTCGCGCCGCGCCCGAGATGGACGGCGGCCTTACTGCGGTCATTGAAATTGCCGGTGCATTCCAGAACGACGTCAACGCCCTCCCAGTCGAGCTCTTCCGGGTTGTAGGTCGACATCACGCGGATCGGCCCGCGCCCGAGATCCAGCGCGCCCCCCTCAACCTTAACAGTGCCGGGGAAACGCCCATGAACCGAGTCGTATTTCAGGAGATGCGCATTGGTCTCGATGGGCCCGGTCGCATTGATTGCCACGACCTGCACATCATTGCGGTTCGATTCCGCGATATGGGCGAGGGTGCAGCGGCCGATGCGGCCAAATCCGTTGATACCGACTGTGATGGTCATATCCTGTGTCTCCGCTGCACGAAATTATCCCGGGTCTCAGGTTGGTTAGCGCTGCCCTGCAGCTTTTCAAAGCATAAAAGATACGTATTTTCATTGTGTTAGCGCAAACCCAGACTGTTTGCGCTAGCGCTTGCGGTAACAGTTGCAGGCCCGGGCAGCAAGAAGGCGCCAGGGCCGGGATAACTCCCCCTTGCTTTGGCCGGGTGATTCCCTGTCATTGTGCTTGGAGGCGCTGAAACGGGTGTGACATGAGTGGTTTGCTGGCTTTGCTGGATGACGTCGCGGCGATTGCCAAAGTGGCGGCTGCATCGGTCGACGATATTGCGGCGGCGGCCGCTAAGGCAGGGGCCAAAGCCGCAGGCGTGGTGATCGACGATGCCGCGGTGACGCCGAAATATGTGACCGGGTTCAGGCCGGAACGCGAGCTTCCGATCATCTGGCGGATCGCGCTCGGATCGATGCGCAACAAACTGCTGGTCCTCTTGCCGGTCCTGCTGGCGCTGGAGGCGTTCCTGCCCGTCGCGATCACGCCGCTGCTGATGCTGGGGGGCCTATTTGTGTTTTGAGGGGGCGGAAAAGCTGTTCCATGCGCTGTTCCCGCATGGCGACGCGTCGCAAGCGGATCACGCGGCAGGGAATGAGACGCAGCTTGAGGAGGCGAAGGTCGCAGGGGCGATCAAGACCGATTTCATCCTCTCGGCTGAGATCATGACCATCGCGCTTTCGGTGATCGACAGCCCGGATTTCTGGATGAAGGCTGTGGTTCTTGCAGTGGTGGGCGCGCTGATTACGGTGGCGGTTTACGGCGCGGTGGCGCTGATCGTGAAGATGGATGATATCGGGCTGCATCTGGCGGCGACCGGGCGGATTGGCGTGACCAGGGCCTTTGGGCGCGGGCTGGTCAAGGGAATGCCGGTGCTGCTTGGGGTGCTGTCCGTGGTCGGAACGGCAGCGATGCTCTGGGTCGGTGGCAATATCGTTGTGCATGGGCTCGAGGTGACGCATCTCTGGGCCTGGCCCTATGAGACCATCCACCATATTGCAGCCTCTGCGGCATCAGCTGTTTCCCGGGCGGCAGGGCTGGTGGAATGGCTGGTGACGGCGGCGCTTGATGGCGTGGTCGGCCTGATTGTCGGGACGCTGCTGATCCCGGTGGCGACAAGGGGGATCGCGCCGCTCTGGCGCCTTGTCAGCGGCAAGGAAGGATCTGCTCCTTGAGACTTCGATAACCGGGCGCTGGCGAAATCTGCACAGATTTCGCGCCGGAGCCTTGGAAAGGCTCCGTGCCGGAGTTTTCAAAACTCCGGTTTCGTACCTGTCCGGCGGAGCATTGAGAGGGAATAGATCACCAGCCCCAGCCAGATGA
It encodes:
- the gap gene encoding type I glyceraldehyde-3-phosphate dehydrogenase, producing MTITVGINGFGRIGRCTLAHIAESNRNDVQVVAINATGPIETNAHLLKYDSVHGRFPGTVKVEGGALDLGRGPIRVMSTYNPEELDWEGVDVVLECTGNFNDRSKAAVHLGRGAKRVLISAPAKNADLTVVYGVNHRSLLPEHLVVSNGSCTTNCLAPLAKVLNDTIGIESGIMTTIHSYTGDQPTLDRRHSDLYRARSAAMAMIPTSTGAAKALGEVLPELKGKLDGSAIRVPTPNVSAVDLTFIAAKSVTADEVNQIVREAANGYMGMVMAYDPEPKVSIDFNHTPQSSIFAPDQTRVVGRSVRVLAWYDNEWGFSCRMADVAGAMGRLAG